GAGAACCAAGGAAAGAACACACATATTAGACTTCAAAATAGTGCGACTAAAAAAGATCCTAAGAGATTCCTAACAATTATAATCATCACGAAATGACGCACTAATAAAGATGAAGTGCAAGTGCAAGAATAAATAGCTCTTTTTCATTCCCCAAGGGTGATTGTTTGCGATGTACACAGCCAAACAGCCAACTCCGCAGAGGATAAAGGTATGCTACCACAAAATAATCATGATGCCCAAATCACAATAATAACAGTAGTAATCTTCCTTGAAGAAAGCCTGTACCAAATTTACAAGAAACGACCTCATTTTTCTGTGTCTAAATCACTGAATCGGGATATGACGAACAGTTAATTATTACAACCGACCTCTCCCTCCAGGCCTTCAGCTAGCCGATATCACATAAATACAGCCGTTGCAGATCAACAAACCTCAAATCATAAATTATCGAGGCCGCTTAGACCAATTTTTCCAATGCAGTCGACCACCGTACTTAATACCTACTCATAAAACCTAATCTAATGCACCGAGGTCCTCCTCTCTTCCGAGCAAACAAGCCCAGTAGAAAATCATATCAGATATCCTCCATATCCATCTTATACATTTCAATCCACCACAACATTTTGGAAACTAAGCTTGCCATGATGTCATCCAACTAACAATTTGGTATCCAAGTTTCAAGAAAGTACACCACCTCTTTTAGGATCGTAAACCAACATAAGTTCTGAAGTTTTCCTATTGCTTCAAAATTGTATGCCAGCCTTAAAGCTGCAATGCCAGGTCTGGCTGCTGAGAATCAACCAGAACACTTGAAGCTGGTCTACCAGGAGACCCTGATGACTGGAAACTAACATTCAAGTCTGGAGGCAGTGATTCCTGTTTCTGCATTGGCTGCCATTGTGGACTAATAGGCTGCCATGGAGACTGCACCTGGAACCTAGACAAGTCAGCAGTCACTAATTGAGGATAAACCATTGGTTGATTATGGAACTGCACATCACTGCCTATTCTAGTAGGTTGAGgcacaaagggatgaaatggaAAATTGTTCTTGTCAGGCTGCAAATGCATCGCATATGGTGGAGGGTCCCCACGAAATCTTGAAACCTGGGACTGAAGATCACGAGCAGGGTTATACAATGAATCAGCAGATATCTGGTTCTTATGGAGGCCTGTGTTTTCCCCAGCTGGTCTAAATCCTCCAGCCCCTATAGACATCCATGCACGAGCAGCAGCTGCAGCAGCATTGCCTGAATCTTCTTTTCTCAATGGAAGAGCTGGAGACAAAACTGGACCACTGTCAACTGGGGACTGATTAGATGActtttgttgattttgagcCTTCTCAGTTAACATTTTCATCAACAGGACTGGATCTGTTAAACCCTGATCCTGTGCATGAGGAAAATATGTCGCCCCTTTGGCCAAGTCAGATGCCGAACTAGACTTTTTATTGCTATCTATATTATTTACTTTTCCATTGGGCAGTCCACCAACAGCCACTCCATTAAGATTTGATTGTTTAAAAGATCCAGAGAGCAAGAGACTTTTGTTCTTCGGAACCATGTCCTTCGACCTTGAACCTGGTATATCAGAACTATTCAAAATCTGCCTCTCTACAACAAAATCAGCAGCAGTTTGACTGCCTGAGGGTGGACCATTCAGTTCAACCTCCTTCAGAAACCTTTTCTCAGGCTCAGTGAAATTTCTTGGTTGTGAATTTTGCTGCTGAAAACCAGAAGAAGCTGAAAAAGTAGTTTTGTTTGCAGAACCAAAAAAAGATCTCCCCTCCAAAACCCTAACAGCTTGCTCTTTAGCCGGAAGTGAGATACTGGGGCTAGAACAGGCAGTTGGTTTAATTACTGTAGAACCAAAAAATGCTGATTTCCTCTGCACAGTGGAGTCCTTGTAAGAAGGTGCTGCTTTCACCAATTTGTCCACACAAGGTTCAGTAACAATGTTCTCCCTGGAAGAAACAGGTTTCGTTGGCATTTTCTCCTGCTTTCTAGTGACAACTGTCTGTTCAATCTTGGTAAAAAAGGGTGGTTCCTTAAGAGTGCAATTTTCAAGCATTAGCACAGGTGTTGGAAGTGGCTCATATTCTCCAACCCACCCACGACCAAATTTGGATCCTGAAGGCAGAGCCTGCTCAATTCTCTTGGAAGCGATTCTCCAAGCAACAGGTCCAAGAGTTGCTGCAAATCTGGCCAGGCTCCTAGCATAAGAATGATCCGCATAAAGACCCACCTGAATCAGGAAATCACTGAATCCATGAGCTAAAAGGTCATCAGTAGAATAAGATGTCAATTTACGCAACGTACAGAAACTAGCTGCTTGCTTTCTCCATCAAAAGTTGAAAATACAGAATCGAAGCTGGCAACAGGCTGAGTAGACAAGTTATAAGTTGCACGACGATTCTCATCATTCAATGATTGTTTTCTCTCAATCTTAGCCAGAGGTCGCTTCCCTGCAAAGACAAGTGAAGCAATCAGGAAGGCTACCCACAAGCAAACTTGGTAGAGAATAGAACTTCTTGTCCCATAGAAGAAAAGATTGACTAATGATTTTCACCTTGACAAACAATCAAACTACACGACACTAAATGATTAGACAGATATAACAGTGTTCACTGCCAATCCTTACTATCAGATCACTTGCCCAGATTTTAATGCCAATGGAATTTTAAAACACATAGAGAAAAGAGAATTTGCTCGGATACCCGGCAGCAATTCTTCTGCTTTGTCTATGCTGTTGTCAATGACAGGTGGAACCTCAAGCCTATCAACACTGCTAGCCCTCTCAGATCCACCAACCTGAGCTGcacttgaaccattttgaaTATCTCCATTGGTTGCAAGTGTGGCACCAGATGAGAAATCAGACCCCACAGGGTCCTGCAATGTCCGGCTGATTGGCTTCCTTATTTGCTTCTTAACAACAGAGTTTAATCTTGTCTTCTGGTCTGATTTGAGTTCGTCCGACCGTTCAATGCCAAGTcttattttctgaaatttccttTTTGCCAGCTCTTGGATGGCGCGAgcctttcaaaaataaataggCAGTATATTAACGAATTGCTCCCAGAatggaaaaaaaagggggaTGGGGTTGCACATGGTGCACAGAGAAGTGGTTAAATAAAACCCAAATTCCTAACCTGTTTATGATATATGGTATCTGGTCCATTGTATTGCATCGCATTCGAGCTAATAAGGAAAACATCACTCTGCAGAGGAAAAAACAACTAAGAAACTGCATAACAGTAAGAGGCAGCAGCTTAAAGGTTAAGTGGAGGAAAACAAGtctaaatgaaaagaatatcaaattttgttcttccttttcgcattttcaatcaaaattgaGTGAAACAGGTGTCTCTAATGCTTGAAGCTTGAAAAAAGATACCCTGATTCAACAACAAAATTGTTTAATAGTTACcaacatttttttattaaaaaaaaagcatgatATTCTATCTTCCCCCAAGAAACCAGTTCAAAGAATTCATCCAGACAAGCAAGACAAATTTATCCCTAGCATATTAGAGCCAAGTGTTTCAAGCGCAGAACAACCCAACTCTCCAACCGGTATATTCCAGGGGGGTGAACCGAATCTATAAAAGACACCGCAGAATCCAAATGGGTATTCCTTGAAAAGAAGTAAAGCTCATCGCTGCAACAGGTCATTGCAGCATTAACCAAAATGTCATTCTAGAAGGTTAACAACTCTACAAAATTGGATGTTAATGATGCAAGCTGTGCAGCTTAGGAATGCGGATAACGTAAGCAATATCACAAATATTCTCTTGAGATCTGAAATGAGAGACTCTGACAATCAGAATTGCCACCAAGCATCTAAGTGTCAATCCCTGCAGAGGATTTTTCCTATACTTCACCTTAAACCTATAGAAAACCTAGCTAGTATATTAATGGCCATAATATACTCTAGAATCCCCATAGATGATCTAAAAACTCAGACTTGAATATCTCAAAGAGTTAGATCATAATACCAATAACATTAACCAATTATATATATCGCAATGCTTTATactgctttttttttattaacttGATACTGCTTTTACGAAGAACAGTTAAAGATTGATTGTCCACCAGCCGGTTTCTTGGCAGAACAGATAAAAATTAAGATCATGTCTCCATAACACCCTTTACTTCATTGGATCAGAAAGGTTTTACTATTCATTCTCAAGTCTGTAGTAGCACCTATATTCTTTATGTCCTCTTATAACAATACCGTATAGGCAGCATCACTTGTGTGCCAATTTGATTGATGATCTAGCAGAAGTCAAACATTTTATGATATTTTTCAATATGAACAGAACAATCTTAGCATCTCACGGGCCAGTTGTAATCAATCCAAAAGCACCAGGTTCGGTTGCATCATCGATTGAAATGTCTTTCAGGTGCTGTACAGAAGCAAGTTGTTATCTGTTCCCCACAAGTTGAATTAGGGCAATGAGCATCCGTATTTTGAGATTTGGCAATTCACCAATGAGACAGATACTATTCACTCAATTCAAAGCCCTATAACGGCCGACGTTCCAACATGATACAACCACAAACAACTCTTCCCTATTTCCATTTACATATTAACCCCTTATATAACTGCCTGAGCTCATGACGTCTCATGTACCAATTGGAGAGGTTATgctcaaaagaagaagaagaagaagaagagtagAAAAAAATCTGAGCAGAATTACGAAAAGCACCTCAAATTGTTCCAAGTTTGCATATGATCCATTTCCCAGCTTGTTCCTCGCGGTGGTAAAGTCCATAGGATGCTCAATAACTTCATGGTAATCAGGTAACTAGAGAAGAGAAAATAACAAACAAAATAAGAATCTTCATCATTTAAACACTGCCTAAGATTACCATAAGAGAACGCATACTGAAAACGGCCAACCTCCTCAGGATCAGCAGGCTCTGCGTAAACACCATAAATGTCCTTCCTGGCATCATAAAAACAGAAACAATTAAAGCCCAAATCACCTTATTACCACAAACCAACAAAAATAACCGTCTAAACAGAAACAGAACAACAGATTACACCTACTTTTGAAGCTTGTCAAGAATTAATTCCAACGTCTTCTTTTCTGGCAATGGCAACCCAGAAGGAGCTTCAGTAGGCGTCCCTGATTGAACAGAAGTAATCATTTCATCATCAAATTTTTCACAGGGTGACACCAAAAATCATGCCTGACCCAcgaatcaaaattcaaaacccACCTGGAGCAGAGTCCTCCACCCCTTTCGGCTCATCAGCTTTTCCACCACCTTTAACAACCTGTCAAAATCAAACAACAGAAACCCCTCAAACCACAATAAAACAAAACATCAACAGGCTCAAACATAAATAAATGCTCCCTCTGCTCAATACTACGAACCAAAAAGTCGGCGTCTTTCAGACGGGGACAGAAAACAAAGCAGCAGACAgacagagagagaaaaggaagtaCGTACTAATCCATGTGTTTTTGTGTGCAAGAAAAATTGTATGGaagcaagagagagaaagacaaGTAGAtatagaaagagagagagaggtgggaGCGTGATCAGATTCTGTGGGGGTTAGTTTTTGACAGTTGACCCGACCGTTACTCTTCCAACCCAATCTCTCCCGACATTGATACTACTCACCTATACATACAcaatttcacatatatatataattctagagagagagaaagtagtGAGCTGATAGGAGTGATTTACAAGTCTGGACCAATTAGAAAAATCTCAGCTGAACTTCCTCCCCACCTCAGCTGAGCTGGACAACCCTATGCTCATTTTCTCTCTCCCCATGCAAATTGCTTACAACATCCATCGTTGAACATTCATTCTAGCTTTGTTCTTCTACTTAGCTacaatttttctgaattttgattttttttggctGCAATCAGATCCATATCGATTtgattttactttttgtttccGGTTTTTCTATACCTCATCATCCTCAACATTTTCATTATCGTCATCATCCACGTCATCATTTTCATCTTCCTCATCTACCTCTGCCTCGGCTTCAGCTTCTTCATTGACGCCTTGGCGGCTGCGGCCGCGAGCGAGGCTGTCGCTCATTTTCCTCTTCTTCGACGGCTTATTATAACTCCCATCACCGGCGAGGTCCGACGACGACTGAGAAGCTGCAGGCGCGTGTGACGCACGCCGAGTCTCACTCGGAGTCGACTCAGTGGTGGTGGTTTCTCTGCTAGTCTGGAGCTTAAGAAGGAGCTTGAGCTTCTTCTCCCGCCGCCGCTCGTCTTCCTCATCATCGAAGCCCTCGAATAACTCGTCGTCGTCGAGGTAATCATCGAAATCGAAGGTGTACCTCACGTTCCGTTGACGGTGACTTCTCCGAAGCTCACGCTCCGGCGCCGATGCATCCTCACCTACGCTGCGTCGTTTAGCGAGATCTGCCTTGGATGGTCtccctttcttcttcctcttcacgATCTGCCCCATCTTTGTCATGCGCCTCTTAGTCTCTCTCTAGAAAACACGCACTACGCACACTCACTCAgtgtctttctctctcttccctctcttcctttctctctctactatttcttttctctctcttcttttacTCCATTATTTATCTGGCGCTCTGCTTTGGCTTCTTTTCTTTGGGGGTCGCTTTTGAGCTCCGAGCCTAGCTCTGAATCTCAGGCTTGGAGGCTCGGGGGTTTTGAATATATGACATGATTGCCTCAGCTTTGTAGAGAGAGAAACGGCGTTACTGGGTGAGAAAGACGGCGTTAGGTACTGCCCGGTGTGCCCGAAGTGCTTGCGTGTCCACTGGTCTGCCCGTTATTGCGTCAAGCTAGACTGTCATTGCTATATTTCCGGAGATACTTGTTGGCAGGGTGCAGCGCGTGCTGTCACGTCACAGTAGTTCTCCTGGAAATATCCTGAGGCAACGGTGATCATTTGCGCGTGAACTTCACTGTGTTATTAAGACGCTGACTATAAGTGATTTGTAATACAGCAAatctgctttttttttctttttttttctttttctgccgAACAACGCAGTACCTTCTTCACTGGGATACGTCCAAATAAGAAAATGGAGACTACAGTAATTTCTTTGACTTATGGCCATGATAGAGTTTTACTCcagaaatattttttaaaaagggaaaagagtaATTATTCTTCTGagaatttgagatatttttactgtatcactttttatgatatgatgtatgtgacataaaaaagtaattaaaaaaataaataggtATATTAGAAATGGTAATGataatgtaagcaaataaattttagcaaataatctgCTGTCCAAACATTACTATTTACACATTATCTACACCTTATTTATATTTACTTGTATCATcaaccaaatttttcaattatctttttatttcacatacatcataaaaaaagtgctatagtattttcttcacaacattgtttcaaataatctactatcaTTTGGAAAGGTCGAGAACTGAGGTCCAAACTCGAATCTCTTGTCTTGAAACTTCACGATTCGGTACGAAAAAAGGTAACATAAAATATGTGTTCTTCTATAATTTTGGAGTATAAGCATTTGCTAATGTCGAAAAGCATTGGTTGGATCAAAAACATATACTAATTCCTTTTAATGgtagggaaatggcaggatttaTAAGCATTAATTGgattaaaaacataagagaatGATGAAATTTAAGAAACCGAGAGAATATGGGAGATTCAAAACCACAAATGCTAATTCTCGGAATTTCAACTTTAGCCACTAAATCCTTTGAACCAAAGTTTAATCACGTAGATTgaaaatgtaaagaaaaataatccaaaaCGTCCATAACATTtcgtcaaatgaattttttcatcatttacttttaaatttataactttacgtcccttacaaaatcaatataataaaaTTCAATCCTAACTTAAGTTTCCAActgctttttattttgaatccaTCGCGTGATCCTatacatgatcattttttagtgGCAAAAAAGGTTGGATTCCATTtacaataaaacaaatgatccgatccatattcatttttatcataaaaaataagatataactcgaatcttatttatttatttttctaaaaaaagtgAGATCGAACCTAATCTATATTCATTTTTGTCATAAAAAAAATAGGATTTGACATGTTTTTACATAAAAATGATTGTATATTGGTCGCATGGTGATTTAAAGTTAAAAGGtggtttaaaacttatattggaaccaaattttattaatttgaaTTTATAAAGGATTTAAATTAATGTTTTAAAAGTGAatgacaaaaaaattcatttgatgaAGTGCGATGacgttttgaacaattttttccaaaatataatGTTACAATTATTGATATTTCTTATCTAAAACAGTTTATTTTACTTATGATGCATAGAAATTGAATTATGCTTGTCAAAAGGCCAACTGCGTTTCACGTACTATTTGTCCATTTAGCAGTGTATTATCTTTGAGGTTCTTTCCACTCGACGAGTGAGGATCAAAACTATCATTTGAGATCTGGCGTTAATTGTTGATGCAATAATTTACATGCAATTCATCGACGAGCGGTAGTAATTCATCATCATGATTGGAATTGGCAGTACGCCTACGTGTGATGCGTTCAATAAATATTATTGTCACGAAAAATTAAATCCACTTTTCAAGCTCTGCTGAATCATATGGTACTACTACTAAACTGATTGGTGGCGACAACTAATTTGATTGGTTACTCTCAATTTTCAAATCGACACAATAATGGTTCAGTACAGAGTCTGTGGAATCTACATTTCAAACTGGAAATGCctccaataattttttttagcaaCAAAGTActtttttctctaatttttttttttcgttcaacAACAAAGGGTGAAACTTAAGAAGTGGAGATGAGAAGATTTGAACCTCCTGAGGCCTGTAATTTCTGGGTATGAAACTGGCAAAAAGTCTCTCTGCCCTGAATCGTTCTTCTTCGGCTAATAAGTAAGTGTTTTTGGCTGTTGTGGGAATTCACCCAAAACAAATAGAACCGGCTGGTGACTGTACAGCCATGCCTAATTTGCGAGTCCTTCCCAGTCATACCAAACCAGCAAGACGAGTCATTTATTTCCTTCTTTAACTATTTCGTCTTCATTCATTCAAGTCACTCGCATGATAACATACTTTTTTGTTTGCTTCATTTACTCCTGAGTCCTGAAAAAGCGTTGTTGCGGTGGGTAGTATATTCATGTGTTTTAGCACTTTGCAGTATTGTTTGAACATCTGCTTTGGTCCCTCATAAAGAAGAAGAATGTGTCGTGTAT
The DNA window shown above is from Coffea arabica cultivar ET-39 chromosome 5e, Coffea Arabica ET-39 HiFi, whole genome shotgun sequence and carries:
- the LOC113687842 gene encoding uncharacterized protein, whose product is MTKMGQIVKRKKKGRPSKADLAKRRSVGEDASAPERELRRSHRQRNVRYTFDFDDYLDDDELFEGFDDEEDERRREKKLKLLLKLQTSRETTTTESTPSETRRASHAPAASQSSSDLAGDGSYNKPSKKRKMSDSLARGRSRQGVNEEAEAEAEVDEEDENDDVDDDDNENVEDDEVVKGGGKADEPKGVEDSAPGTPTEAPSGLPLPEKKTLELILDKLQKKDIYGVYAEPADPEELPDYHEVIEHPMDFTTARNKLGNGSYANLEQFESDVFLISSNAMQYNGPDTIYHKQARAIQELAKRKFQKIRLGIERSDELKSDQKTRLNSVVKKQIRKPISRTLQDPVGSDFSSGATLATNGDIQNGSSAAQVGGSERASSVDRLEVPPVIDNSIDKAEELLPGKRPLAKIERKQSLNDENRRATYNLSTQPVASFDSVFSTFDGESKQLVSVGLYADHSYARSLARFAATLGPVAWRIASKRIEQALPSGSKFGRGWVGEYEPLPTPVLMLENCTLKEPPFFTKIEQTVVTRKQEKMPTKPVSSRENIVTEPCVDKLVKAAPSYKDSTVQRKSAFFGSTVIKPTACSSPSISLPAKEQAVRVLEGRSFFGSANKTTFSASSGFQQQNSQPRNFTEPEKRFLKEVELNGPPSGSQTAADFVVERQILNSSDIPGSRSKDMVPKNKSLLLSGSFKQSNLNGVAVGGLPNGKVNNIDSNKKSSSASDLAKGATYFPHAQDQGLTDPVLLMKMLTEKAQNQQKSSNQSPVDSGPVLSPALPLRKEDSGNAAAAAARAWMSIGAGGFRPAGENTGLHKNQISADSLYNPARDLQSQVSRFRGDPPPYAMHLQPDKNNFPFHPFVPQPTRIGSDVQFHNQPMVYPQLVTADLSRFQVQSPWQPISPQWQPMQKQESLPPDLNVSFQSSGSPGRPASSVLVDSQQPDLALQL